The Dokdonia sp. 4H-3-7-5 genomic interval TTATACCTATCACTGCCGAACTTCCTTATCCTGTAAAGTTTGAAGTAATTAATATTGTGCTCGTATACGCCACTATATTAATACTAGGCTTTCTAGCAGCTAGACTTGCAGCTACTAGAATAAATAGAAAACTTATAGAAGACTCTTAGACGAACTGGTAATCACCAAATTCTTTTTCAATAAGGTCAAGTGCGCTAAAAACATCTTCACTCTGATCTGATGTCACAAGCTTCATACGATATTCTTTAAAGTGAGGAATCCCTCTAAAGTAATTTGTATAATGTCTTCGTGTTTCAAAAACACCTAGCACTTCACCTTTCCAATCTATAGACATCTGTAGGTGACGTCTTGCGGCTTCTATACGTTCTTTCATAGTAGGGGGCGCCTTGTGTGTCCCAGTTTCCATGAAATGCTTTACTTCATTAAAAAACCAAGGATACCCTATACTTGCGCGACCTATCATCGCGCCATCTAGTCCGTATTTATCACGCATCTCTACAGCGCGTTCTGGTGTATTAACATCACCATTACCAAACACAGGAATTTGCATACGAGGATTATTCTTCACCTCTGCAATAGGACCCCAGTCTGCATCTCCCTTATACATTTGTGCACGTGTACGCCCATGAATAGATATGGCAGCACAACCTACATCTTGCAATCGCTCTGCAACCTCAACGATTTTTATACTATCGTGATCCCAGCCTAGACGAGTCTTTACCGTTACTGGCAGTTTGGTATGATTTACCATTGCTTTAGTAAGACTTACCATTAAATCAATATC includes:
- the dusB gene encoding tRNA dihydrouridine synthase DusB; translated protein: MAKIGDIDVGDFPLLLAPMEDVSDPPFRALCKEQGADVVYTEFISSEGLIRDAAKSVMKLDIYEKERPVGIQIFGAVEESMLRSVEIVEASGPDIIDINFGCPVKKVVSKGAGAGILKDIDLMVSLTKAMVNHTKLPVTVKTRLGWDHDSIKIVEVAERLQDVGCAAISIHGRTRAQMYKGDADWGPIAEVKNNPRMQIPVFGNGDVNTPERAVEMRDKYGLDGAMIGRASIGYPWFFNEVKHFMETGTHKAPPTMKERIEAARRHLQMSIDWKGEVLGVFETRRHYTNYFRGIPHFKEYRMKLVTSDQSEDVFSALDLIEKEFGDYQFV